The Poecilia reticulata strain Guanapo linkage group LG4, Guppy_female_1.0+MT, whole genome shotgun sequence genomic interval TTCAACTGGAACACTGCTTCTGGATccactggttttactggttctATTCTGGGGAAGAGAAGCCTCATTTCTATATGGAGGAGGATTTCTTGgatcaacaaaaacattatcaGATGATGAACAACATCTGAGtgtctttcaataaaaaaaaaaacatataaaaaaagtgAGTAAAGAATTAAGAAGCTCCAAGGCTTTAATATAACCAGAGGACTTCACATTATGGCACACTCTCTAGATGACACTTTGACCTGttgaggaaaacacaaagatgtccatttattgaaaacagaagagaaatatTAAgtcagaaaagatgaaaaaatagtGAACAAAAAATctacaacaaaaaattaataatgaaaCAGGTCACACTGCAGAGCCAAGGTTACCAGGCCCTGCATGCAACACGTTTAGGCTAGcacaggggtgggcaatcctggtcctggagggccggtgtcctgcaactcttagtcGTCTCCCtagtccaacacacttgaatccaacagctgaaacgcctcctaagtgcagtcagactccagagtcctgctaatgacctcattatttgactcaggtgtgttgaagttgaggcacatctaaaggttgcaggagaccggccctccaggGCTAGGATTGCCTACCTCTGGGCTAGCATGTTACATAATCACCTTCTGAGCCATTTCCTCTTCAGTCCCATCTCCGTTCTCAACCTCCACCTGAGTCTTGGTGACGTTGCGGCGGGCGACCTCCTGCTCAGTCAACACAACAATGAAACACTTTGGTTTGTCATCGACACACAGCCAGCACACTTTAGGCAGTAAATGGAAATCATGAGGTGGGTCGGACATCTTTACCTCGCCATCCACATTGGTCAGAGAGGTGATGATGACACTTCCTGTTCCCCAGGAAGCTTGGCTCTTCCACAGCAGGTCAGTGGGTGGGCTGTGAGCCACACCAGCATCAGCAGACCAGACCTGTGGGCAGAACCACCAACGTGTCCACTATTATGGTTTACTTGGGTGGGTtgtgtttaactttaaacaGTAAAGCCACTGCTGGCTGCAGACAGACATGCTTAGTTAATCACTATGCTTCATATTTAGTGGCTGTTTTAATGGGATTTCAGAGACAGATGGTCAACTCCATGTTTATTTCAtattcaaaaccaaacaaaacctgTTTCTCCTTCCCATGCTCCTATAATTATGCAGAAATTGCTGAATCCATGTAATATAGCAGAATATTGTATTATGGGTACATAGCCCTGTTGCAACAAttcaattaatcacataataaattaaaacaaactcaatcatttccatttgcatgatggtttctctctttctaccaaaatcTGGATGATAAAattcttcagtctggtgttttggtctcaactagccgatcttttgaaggacaattttgtttacagagacacataattcattttatttgtctactctgttgttttattaatttatttaggatatttagcacgtcttccagttccagtgtgaaatgtttatcaggatttaaagtttattgatctttgagaatgtgttgttgcattattatgccatttattacttgaaaatagtctcaaaactgtattattatttattgcaacAACTTCTCAGACAATTTATGGTCCAGCAGAATGCGATATGGTGACAGGCCTGTGAGAACATTTGTTCATGTGGTTTATGAATCTGAGTTTTTCCTTAAACTAGGAGTTGTAAATGGTTAGTTTGGATCTTCTGTGTTTACTAGTTTCCTCAGCCTACAGCAGACAGacagtgaaacattttgtcttcctAACTGAGCGTGTTCAGCTCAGCTCACCGTGACAGACTGGCCAGCCTTCAGAACAAACTTTGGGGAAAACTTGTAGACGACCTCCTCTCCATCATCAACCTGCCTCTTCAGCCTCCAGTTGCCCAGAGGCTGGTCCTGCAACACACCAGGCGTCAATGAAGCCAATAACCATTGACCCCAGTGGGTCTACCCTGCATCAGGAACCCACCTGTTCACTCTGGTTGTTGAGTGTGACGGCGTTTCCATCCATGTCAGTGGGTGATATGGTGATGGCGCCGCTGGCTGTGGCCTCCTCAGACACCAGCAGCTGCTCGTCTCCCTTGGCCAGCTCTGACAGGTCGGCTGCCTCCACCTCGCCTCGCTTCCTCTTGGAGGAACGGGAAGAGGACGAGCCCGATATCCTGGAAACCGTCACTTGGGCCGATGGGGTTGGGGACAGTTTCAGTCTGAACAAAAGCATgttggtttattatttaattatcaCAACAGACCAAAACATTTGCCACCAATTAAACCACCTATCGTCATAAAAGTTGTTAATTTTCAATTCTAATATGTCCTTCTGCTGACTCTGATGACCACCAGAGAACATGTGGTTGGCTCTGCAGCTTTCAGAGCCAACCACAGTGAGCTTCAGAAGAGGCATCTGAGCAGAACTCCCACAGGACCACCAAAacccagaggtcagaggtcacacgGGGAATGTCTTAGTCTCTTCCAGTAAACACTTGAGTTCAGTTATTCAGCTCCATGAAATCCACAAACACCACGTGAGAACTGCTCAGACAGAGCTGGGTGGGGCTGGGCCTGccgcaataaatcaattaatcgcaggataaattaaaacaagctcaataccgtattttccgcactataaggcgcacctaaaaaccttcaatttcctcaaaagctgacagtgcgccttCTAATcctgtgcgccttatatatggaccaatattgagccacaacaggtctagcaactatggtaagcagccgccgacttcattttcgcccgtagaagaagaagcgtgcggtgcatgctgggatagttgtcagaacgctggtttgttaataaagtttgactgacctatctacctaccgaccgtctagaatcaggtcgtctgcaggtcatttagcaccatgttcttcacgaacatgctgtgccgGGGTGCGACTGGGCTGGGGTTtgcccggcccagtcgcggaagacTCTCCTCGCCAACCAGAGTCGGACTgctttgttgacattcactttagtgcagctccatctagtggatgtataacgtaactccagcctctactgtagcgtctattctatgcgccttatatatgaaaaaagttttaaaataggccattcattgaaggtgcgccttgtAATCTGGTGCGCCtcatagtgcggaaaatacggtaatttaaATACAGCTAAAAATCCCTAAGTTGACAACACTGGGGTGACTGTAGTTAACTGAGCATGTGCAGCCATGAACAGTAACAAGGACCAGGGTGGGGTGGGCAGAGAGAAATTTAACTGGCTGAACTGCCAGACCTTTGCAGAGGAAGATCAAATGGGTTTCTGGTgagccaaacaggaagtgagctcTTCCAGCATGAAGCAGTGGtgagctgctgcagcctctCACTCCCTTCAGGCCAAATATTCAGATAGAAGCCATTTGTTCCTCCCTGGTGGAATAATCTTTTCCTGCAGATGTTGTGTGTTAGAGTACCTGTGCTCTTCTCcctccagcagcttcctgtATGCGTTGATCTCCATGTCCAGAGCCAGCTTGAcgtccagcagctcctggtATTCACTGAGCTGAGCGTTCATCCTCTCTCTCAGCTCGGTCATCTCCTGCTCCTTGGCCTCCACGGCGCGCCGGTGCTTGTCGCGCTCTGCAGACAGGATGTCCTCCAGCTCTCTGATGCGGTCCTCTGAGGCCGACACCTGCAAGCACAGCTGGCTCCTCAACACTGCAGTCTGGGAGGAGAACCCATCTCTGGCCTGTTGcgatgtgtgtttgtttgtttctaataccttgtggggaccatttttcTGACACATACTACGTTTTGGGGACCCACTGCAActtgtggggaccgaagcctggtccccacaaggggaaatgCCGTTTTTGGGCCAAGGgttagatttaggactaaggtgtgaatttaATTTTGGTTAGGATTAGGTATGTAATGGTGAGGGCTAGGGTAAGGGTAAGGTGTAGGCAGtagaaattaatggaagtcaatggaaggTCAGGGTTAGGGGACGATTTTTTTGACACATACTACGTTGTGGTGTCCCACTGCTCCTTGGGGAAACGCTGTGTGTGGAGGTGAAGCATACCTGTTTCTGCAGTGCGGCCAGCTGGTAGCCCAGGCTCTCCATTCGGGTTCGGGATTCCTGCAGCTCCTCGCGGGCCGCGCCCATGGCCTTGTCGTTGATCTCTGACGACATCTTGGCATTATCCAGCTGGAAGCAAaccaacaccaacactgtgGCTCAGGACTCTACTGAGCAGGCTGAACCCTGACTGCTACGTTACCTTTGCTTTAAAGGTTTGCTCCAGCTCCTCCTTATAGAGACAAATCTGTTCGTCATGCTGCTTCCTCAGGTCCTAGACAAATCACACAAACACGCTGCCTTGAGGTTCTGCACGTGTTAACACATTTCACTCCCAAACTCCTTATTCTACACTGTTGTATTAGTTGGGAGTCAGCTCAGCGTTCTGTTCCAACAGTCTGCTCAGACCTGCAGCTAATCGCAACACTTCAGCATTTAACCAGCAGCTCAGTTGGAGAGTCATTATGGAGTAAAAGAGGTCCAGCATTAATGGGAAAATTAAGCAGTGgtataaacaaccaatcaaacgACCTCACTGAGTCCACGGAGCACATCATCGCTCCTCATCATGTTCCCTCTCTCAGGTTTTACCAGAGCTGAGCTGCTCACTGTTTGAACACAGGATTGCTgcaaagctgtttttctttctcaaaaatgtCACCATCACCACCTTGTAAGCTCCAGGTTCAAACCTCTAGAAGGGGTTAACACCAGTGGTTGCTTATAAGGTCGCTTCCATGGCAACTGAAAAATGTCTAAGGAAGGAAATGTCTGCCACACAGTTCCCCTCCAAGAGCTTCTGCTGCTATCCTCAGACACAGCCGTCATAAGCTCTGACCGTTtacaatagaatagaatatactttacTGATAAAGTATATCAATAAAGTCTATTCTTTATACTTTATTGATATAAAATTGTTTAGTAAGAACGAGAAAATCTGCAGGAGTCACGGAAGAAgatttatgtgacagaacaTGGAAATAGTTCTAAAATGTTGTTCACTCCAGTTCTTCCCTAAATGTCTTGTTCCTCTCTGTTTCAAGTGCTTACCTGCAGAGCCTGCGCCAGTTTGAACTCGTAGTCCTGCCTGACTCCAGAGTCCACCTCCACGATCCTCTGCTCCTGGCGGTGGCGGCTCTCACGCATCTCCTGAAGGGACACACACTTTCAGACGCCTGATTCTGGggaattcatttcattttacagtATGACTGCAATGTTGGAGCATGAATCCACAGTCATCATGTTGTCAGGAGCTGTGGGTCTGCTGTAAGCAGGTTCCATCCACTTCTACAGTTCGCTTCTTATTTTTACACTGATTTTTGACAAGATAAATTAACTATTATAAAATCTGGAACcctttaaactgaatttttctaTGATCTCCCTGCATGTTTACACCAGGAAATGTTGCTCATGCGCACAACGCTCAAGAGCAAAAAGACTTATTTGCCATCTATAGCCGCGCTGCTGCGGTGAACAGAACAATTCTGTTGACCAAATGAAACCTGGACATGcaggtattattaatttagtgcacTGCGCcaaagcaaagggaaaaataacgcagaaaaTCCTTTAAAGAATGACtcaaacaaaccttttttcctCACTCTGGGTGTTGGATACATTATACACagaggcttgatgtttattttggaaGATTAGTTACCGCTGCTATTAGATAATCTAACACAGTTGTGGTAAATAAACGACAGCAttgttttaagaccattttcaagtaatataatggtaatggcataataaaggacaaacacattctcaaagatcaataaactttagatTCTGGAACTGGAAGGGGCGtttaatgtccaaaataaataagcaaagcaacaaataaaatgaattatgaagtctttttaaaattgcccttaaaaaacacaacaaaatcagctagttgagaccaaagtacCAGACTGAAGACATTGTAATCcagtttttagtagaaagagaaaaaagagaaaacaataaattaagaaaatggaaattattaagCTTGTTTCAATTCATCAtgcatttaattgatttattgtttattgtgacaggtctaacCAAATAACAGTTCTTATCTAGATCCTGTTAGATGTTTGAAACAAGTCTTCATCTCTAGATTCTGTCAATGATGCAGAAAATCTAGTTCATTCTGCTTTCTGTACCTAAACTTTGTTTGTTGCTTTCACttgttgaaaacaaacatggtttACGTAAGATGAAAACATGCACTAGTATCGCTCACACTTGCctcttcaaacatgttttttctgaaCTCCAGCTCCTCACTGAGCGACTGACAGCGATTCTCCAGGTCCACACGCATCAGGGTCTCTGCCTCCAGCTGCCGCTTGGCCACAGCATGGCTGTCTTCAGCCTGCACAACAACATTCAGCAATTTTATAgatgaaaagtacaaaaaaactgttgtcCAACAGTAGAGGGCCAAAGACAAGAGTGTTGGTGATTCATTAAGTTCTAGTGAGACCAGATGGGGGTTGGTCTGGtaggaaaaacagaagaaagattTAGTTCTAGCTAGCTTACACTAGATGACTGATGTTCTATGACTATGACATAGTGTGGACTGGATAACCATGGTAATACACAGGATGAAGTTAGATGTTTTCTGACCTCATTCATGCAGTTTGACTGGCTGGTTGTTTACTGTTTTAAAAGGGAATTAGcctaaatcagacttttttttacagataaactATGCCAATTGGTTCTATCTTTTGTTTCTAAATTGTTTCCTtcttaaatccatccatccattttctaacacccttgtccctagcgGGGTCGGTAGCGATACTGGAGCCCATCTCCAGTgaacgtttcgggtgagaggcggggtcaccctggacaggtcgccagtctgtcgcagggcaacacagagacacacaggacacacaaccatggaCAAATGGGGAGAATTtgaagaggccaattaacctgactgtgggaggaagaaaacccaccatgcacagggagaagatgcaaactccatgcagaaagaccctgggccgggaatcgaacccaggaccttcttgctgcaaggcaacagctctaccaactgcgccattGTCCTTCTTAATTATTTAGTCTAAAACCATCTCAATGCTGCTCCCTTTGGGTTGAATGTTGGCTACCAGCATTGACTTTTCCTGTTGGTTACAAATGGTCTCAGCTCTGGTTCAGGCAGATAAAACCAACTGACTCAGACACACACCCCTGGTGGTCAATCTGGAGATGGAACTGCAAACATTTATCAGAGTTTTTCAACTTTATACACACAATTCATTTTCAATGCGACCccaataacacagaaaaaaactcagtagacttgtcttttttaaaaaatatatattgtacTCAGAATGAAGGGagattgtaataaaaaaaaaaagttatttaaaatcataattactGAACATTAAAGTTCTGGCTCAAGCATTTGTCAATATGGCCATGTTGAAATCTCACAGAACAATGTAGATGACATAAGCTCTTAGATCCTCTGAGCAAGTTGATGACTGAAGTCCAGGAATGTTCCACTGAAACGAGGAGAGTGGCCATTCCAAGGAGGCTAGAGAGAGTGAGCATCTACCAGACCAGACCCCACCTGAAGGCTTTGGGCCCCCGCTGTCAATCAGCTCACCACTCTCTAATTTTACTCCATAGCTTTTATTAGCAGAGACCCACACCTACCTTCACCAGCTGGTTCTTTATGTCAGCAAGTTCTGAAATGAGTGCAGCGTTCTGACTTAAAGTTGTGGCAAGAGTTGCTTCACTCTTATTCAGCTGCCCTTCCAGCCCGTTGGCCCTGGACAGCGCCGCAGCAAGATCGTTGTCCTTCTTTTTGgaactgagcaaaaaaaaaaaaaggagtcaaaGATAACTTCCTCTGCTCACACAGACCTTCACTCAGAATGCTCAAATGTTCACAATCATCAACTCAAACAGAGCTGCACAAAGTGTCACCATGCATGCAACAGGCTCTGAGTTCATGAAAGATAGAGCATAGTCTATGTATTCATGCAtacatatacacatatacatCGGCTGACGCCCTAGTTTATGTATAAAGTCAGCACATTAGTATTTAGTTAATTATTGCCTGATTTAGTAATTAGTTAaatggagtatacagactcaaaaatgaTAATGTGCTGAAACAACCCAAGCTAGTCAGCCAaagctataaaaaaatgtacatttttagttgGAATAAAAACATCGTCTGTTAATGTTagacccagaactcctcaagtagcaattttagcttcacctggttccaattttgtaaaatacctgaatgaataaatataatctCTCACTAGGTAATTTTTCCTGTCCAGTTgagttaatccaaaaaaataatccCCATGTCAGCTGTATTATGTTCAGTCCAGCAGAAAGAGCTGAgttttttccacatgttgatgttagaaggaATGCTGTTATTGTAGTTTaggaaataaattgtttatcaTCTCATTAAAATTaggaataaaattatttgttgctaaaaatactTGCATTTGCAAGTATTTTTAGCATCGTAaagtagttaaataaaaaaaatctaccaaaaCGGCAGCCAGTTATTTATCTGACTAATTGACTCATCAGAATAAACTATTACAATAGTCAATAGCTGTAGCTCtaatataaacaaattaattacatttttcattctgtaAGCCACAGgcatcaaaattacaagaaataaaggcttgaaatattGCACCATGATGAATTTTCACTTCTAATATGAGGGACagcaaatgttaaatttttGCAGCTGTATGTGTTTTTGGTGCTGCTCACTGTTTaatacaacagaaaatgtttatagGGCAACTGGATCTCTCAAACAGCAGATGGAACTTTTCCAGTTCTACCAGGTTGTTGGGACAGAGAAGAGTTGCTAGATAAACTGCATGGACTCTATGTTTGGAATATACCAGAGCAGAAAGACATCAACACTCTTCAGATAAGTCTTTATCACAAGCCATACAATCATCACATTATTCCCCAGTGTTACTGCGCGTCTTCCCTtaggaagctgcagcaggtctTCACTTGCCTCCGAGTGGCTTCATCCAGGTCAGCCTGGACCTTCCCCAGGTCGATCTGAAGCCTGGCTCTGTCTTTAGCCGTTTCATCCAGAACCCGCCGAGCATCAGCCAGCTCTGCCTC includes:
- the lmnb2 gene encoding lamin-B2, which translates into the protein MATVRVTPSRETGRPAASTPLSPTRISRLQEKQDLQHLNDRLAVYIDRVRSLELENDRLMVKVSEKEEVTTREVTGLKALYEAELADARRVLDETAKDRARLQIDLGKVQADLDEATRSSKKKDNDLAAALSRANGLEGQLNKSEATLATTLSQNAALISELADIKNQLVKAEDSHAVAKRQLEAETLMRVDLENRCQSLSEELEFRKNMFEEEMRESRHRQEQRIVEVDSGVRQDYEFKLAQALQDLRKQHDEQICLYKEELEQTFKAKLDNAKMSSEINDKAMGAAREELQESRTRMESLGYQLAALQKQVSASEDRIRELEDILSAERDKHRRAVEAKEQEMTELRERMNAQLSEYQELLDVKLALDMEINAYRKLLEGEEHRLKLSPTPSAQVTVSRISGSSSSRSSKRKRGEVEAADLSELAKGDEQLLVSEEATASGAITISPTDMDGNAVTLNNQSEQDQPLGNWRLKRQVDDGEEVVYKFSPKFVLKAGQSVTVWSADAGVAHSPPTDLLWKSQASWGTGSVIITSLTNVDGEEVARRNVTKTQVEVENGDGTEEEMAQKVKVSSRECAIM